From Carassius auratus strain Wakin chromosome 22, ASM336829v1, whole genome shotgun sequence, a single genomic window includes:
- the LOC113039979 gene encoding CD276 antigen homolog: MINRWFFICAFALLINKVSLQVTVEGFISGSVVLPCSSTEHDLTLQDTDVHWRDKDSKIVFDIVKGEDSIAEQNSQYKNRVETFPDEYKRGNFSIILTNLQHTDAGEFSCFITPSDEQKTVELIITGSTAEKGNNLFTIWMTILTCVFLCYLHQLFCL; the protein is encoded by the exons ATGGTTCTTTATCTGTGCGTTTGCACTGCTGATAAATAAAG TCTCTCTGCAGGTCACAGTAGAGGGTTTCATCAGTGGTTCTGTTGTCCTGCCGTGTTCTTCAACTGAACATGATCTTACACTTCAAGATACTGATGTCCATTGGAGAGACAAAGACAGCAAGATTGTGTTCGATATAGTTAAGGGTGAAGATTCAATAGCAGAACAAAACTCACAGTACAAGAACAGAGTTGAAACTTTCCCTGATGAGTATAAGAGAGGAAACTTCTCCATAATCCTCACCAATCTTCAACACACTGATGCAGGAGAGTTCAGTTGCTTCATCACTCCCTCAGATGAACAGAAGACTGTGGAGCTGATCATCACAG GATCAACAGCAGAAAAAGGAAATAACTTATTTACTATCTGGATGACGATATTGACCTGTGTTTTTCTCTGTTACTTGCACCAACTGTTCTGTCTGTAA
- the LOC113039989 gene encoding beta-1,3-galactosyltransferase 2-like, with protein MATKKIWQRLAQDCGLSMRHIKKTFILLLTLAFLLSAVAYVFETTTFSQTWLNKIMNLTHYKVIKSTLADRTENNVLSPLPNQQIQPRGTTIYHHVAHPSNYHFILDEPDKCKQDPFLVLMVPVAPHEVNARNAIRSTWGTESSVQGKAVLTLFLVGLTGGAEAQHQLEEESRQHRDLLQSNFVDSYFNLTIKTMVIMDWLATHCPQAAYAMKVDSDMYINLENLMNLLLSPNTPRQNYITGHLMRNEVVVRNKNSKWYVAVELYPEPTYPTYLLGMGYVFSNDLPEKLVEASKKVKPFNIEDAYVGACLKQLGVAPSSPPNPSQFKLFLGQDNREDFLRVIATILRSPQELIEIWKDLKGLT; from the exons ATGGCTACTAAAAAAATTTGGCAAAG ATTGGCTCAAGATTGTGGTCTATCTATGCGTCacattaaaaagacatttattctGCTGCTCACATTAGCATTTTTATTGTCTGCTGTTGCTTATGTCTTTGAGACAACTACATTCTCTCAAACCTGGTTGAATAAAATCATGAATCTGACTCATTATAAGGTAATTAAAAGCACTTTGGCTGATCGTACTGAAAATAATGTATTATCACCTTTGCCCAATCAACAAATCCAACCAAGAGGTACAACTATCTATCATCATGTGGCTCATCCAAGCAACTATCATTTCATCCTGGATGAACCTGATAAATGTAAGCAGGATCCATTCCTGGTCTTGATGGTCCCTGTGGCCCCCCATGAGGTCAATGCTCGTAACGCCATCCGCAGCACATGGGGGACTGAGAGCTCAGTGCAGGGAAAAGCAGTGCTGACTCTGTTCTTGGTGGGTTTGACTGGAGGAGCTGAAGCTCAACATCAGCTGGAGGAAGAGAGTCGGCAACACAGAGATTTACTGCAGAGCAACTTCGTGGACTCCTACTTCAATCTGACCATAAAGACCATGGTGATCATGGACTGGCTGGCCACCCATTGCCCTCAAGCAGCTTATGCTATGAAGGTTGATTCTGATATGTACATAAACCTGGAGAACCTGATGAACCTCTTATTGTCACCCAACACACCCAGACAGAACTACATCACAGGTCATTTGATGAGGAACGAGGTTGTTGTCCGAAACAAAAACTCCAAATGGTATGTGGCAGTGGAATTGTACCCTGAACCGACATACCCCACATACCTACTGGGAATGGGATATGTTTTCTCCAATGACTTGCCAGAAAAATTAGTTGAGGCTTCCAAGAAAGTAAAGCCCTTTAACATAGAAGATGCATATGTGGGCGCTTGTCTGAAACAGTTGGGCGTTGCACCCTCATCTCCCCCAAACCCTTCACAATTTAAACTCTTTCTGGGACAAGATAATCGAGAAGATTTTCTCAGAGTTATCGCAACAATCCTGAGATCCCCACAGGAGCTAATAGAGATTTGGAAGGACTTAAAGGGGCTCACATAA